One stretch of Solenopsis invicta isolate M01_SB chromosome 16, UNIL_Sinv_3.0, whole genome shotgun sequence DNA includes these proteins:
- the LOC113005300 gene encoding uncharacterized protein LOC113005300 yields MDYYVPLQQDEMCEKVTLPRYTPHILGRLALTSTAYKYLDIRISVGPTSFVEVLIGDNRGNQIILAHATWTALFQKRADIERLVQSTSPSSALPIEDLIVQLIKLRNENIVKLTLRDTCMYLKPKTVLFLFELEQCVEHIYYSLYQYTYTVSEKYIL; encoded by the exons ATGGACTACTACGTGCCGCTTCAACAGGACGAAATGTGTGAAAAAgt aacattgccACGGTATACGCCTCACATTTTGGGGAGATTGGCATTGACGTCCACAGCGTATAAATATCTCGACATTAGAATCAGCGTAGGACCAACATCGTTTGTGGAGGTACTTATTGGTGACAACCGAGGCAATCAAATAATTCTGGCTCATGCAACGTGGACAGCACTGTTCCAGAAACGTGCGGACATTGAACGACTCGTGCAGTCGACTTCTCCTTCCTCAGCATTACCGATTGAAGATCTTATTGTACAACTCATTAAACtgcgtaatgaaaatattgttaaattaacattacgcGATACTTGCATGTATTTGAAACCAAAAACTGTACTTTTTCTGTTTGAGCTCGAACAATGCGTCGAGCATATATATTActctttatatcaatatacatatacagtgagcgaaaaatatattttgtaa